A region of Flavobacterium indicum GPTSA100-9 = DSM 17447 DNA encodes the following proteins:
- a CDS encoding T9SS-dependent choice-of-anchor J family protein, producing MKKTLLTFLLIPFFGISQNQFSFGFDGTTAAMLSAGWQSTNQSSPTTTSTWTIAAYTTPLTNPLFGSGNTTTVPVGQAGGNNSFALVNYTSTSGVGTISNWLITPSITVQNGDVVTFYTRKGTDGTTDYPDRLELRMSSAGTHVVPTTGSSDVGSFSTVCATVNPSLLGGFVYPKVWTQYSYTVSGLSGLTPVRFAFRYFVTNGGPSGANSDLIGIDTFSVDRPLSTDSFFNQNFAVYPNPANNVLNILPKNGNAINYFSISDLNGRTVASGNLTNNSIDVSSLSQGVYLVTIETEEGKGTSKFVKN from the coding sequence ATGAAAAAAACATTACTTACTTTTTTATTGATTCCATTTTTTGGAATTTCACAAAATCAGTTTTCTTTTGGTTTTGATGGAACTACTGCGGCAATGCTTTCTGCGGGTTGGCAATCTACAAATCAAAGTTCTCCTACCACTACTTCCACATGGACAATTGCAGCTTATACTACTCCTTTAACGAATCCGTTGTTTGGTAGTGGCAATACAACGACAGTTCCGGTAGGACAAGCAGGAGGAAATAATTCATTTGCTTTGGTAAATTATACAAGTACCTCAGGAGTAGGAACTATAAGTAATTGGTTAATTACTCCATCTATTACAGTGCAAAACGGTGATGTTGTTACTTTTTATACACGTAAAGGGACAGATGGAACTACTGATTATCCTGATAGACTAGAGTTGAGAATGAGTTCAGCTGGAACGCATGTTGTTCCTACTACAGGTTCTTCAGATGTGGGTTCTTTTAGTACAGTTTGTGCTACAGTTAATCCGTCTTTATTAGGTGGTTTTGTTTACCCAAAAGTATGGACGCAATATTCGTATACAGTTTCAGGTTTGTCAGGATTAACACCTGTAAGATTCGCTTTTAGATATTTTGTAACCAATGGTGGTCCTTCAGGAGCTAATTCTGATCTTATTGGAATAGATACTTTTTCTGTAGACAGACCTTTAAGTACTGATAGTTTCTTTAATCAAAATTTTGCGGTGTATCCAAATCCTGCAAATAATGTGCTTAATATTTTACCAAAAAATGGAAATGCGATCAATTATTTTTCAATTTCAGATTTAAATGGTAGAACAGTTGCTTCTGGAAACTTAACAAACAATTCTATCGATGTTTCGAGTTTGTCACAAGGTGTATATTTAGTTACAATTGAGACTGAGGAGGGTAAAGGTACATCTAAATTCGTTAAAAACTAA
- a CDS encoding O-acetylhomoserine aminocarboxypropyltransferase/cysteine synthase family protein, whose translation MSTQKFATQALHAGYDVTKNAGTRAVPIYQTTSYVFNNADHAANLFNLSESGYIYTRLNNPTNDVLEQRLAALEGGIGAVVTASGTAAIATTLLVLLKAGDHIVASSSLYGGTYNLLSVTLPRLGITTTFVDPSNPENFTKAAQENTRAFFVESLGNPKLDVLDLKGIAQEAKAFRVPFIVDNTVATPYLLNPIEHGANIVIHSLTKYISGNGTSLGGVIIDAGNFEWDNGKFPEFTEPSAGYHGLKYYEVLGAASFIAKVRIEGLRDFGAALSPFNAFQIIQGLETLEIRIKKHSENALALAQWLEEQEEVAWVNYPGLTTSKYKQLADVYLPNGQSGIVTFGLKGGFEAAKLVANETKLFSLLANIGDTKSLIIHPASTTHQQLNESEQKATGVTADLIRLSVGLEDIEDIKADLQGVFEKLPVSVLN comes from the coding sequence ATGAGTACACAAAAATTTGCAACACAAGCATTACACGCTGGTTATGATGTAACTAAAAATGCAGGAACCCGTGCAGTTCCAATTTATCAAACAACATCTTATGTTTTTAATAATGCTGATCATGCAGCTAATCTGTTTAACTTGTCTGAAAGTGGATATATTTATACAAGACTGAATAACCCAACAAATGATGTGTTGGAACAACGTTTAGCTGCGTTAGAAGGCGGAATTGGTGCAGTCGTTACAGCATCAGGGACAGCTGCAATTGCTACTACATTATTGGTGTTGTTAAAGGCTGGAGATCATATAGTTGCTTCTAGTAGCTTATACGGGGGGACTTATAATTTATTAAGTGTTACATTACCTAGATTGGGAATAACAACTACTTTCGTAGATCCTTCAAATCCAGAAAATTTTACAAAAGCAGCACAAGAAAATACTCGTGCCTTTTTTGTAGAAAGTTTGGGTAATCCAAAATTGGATGTACTAGACTTAAAAGGAATTGCTCAAGAAGCAAAAGCATTTCGCGTTCCATTTATAGTTGATAATACTGTAGCCACACCTTATTTATTAAATCCAATAGAACATGGAGCAAATATTGTAATTCATTCATTGACTAAATATATTTCAGGAAATGGAACTTCTTTAGGAGGTGTAATTATTGATGCTGGAAATTTTGAATGGGATAATGGAAAATTTCCTGAGTTTACGGAGCCTTCAGCGGGTTATCATGGTTTAAAATATTATGAAGTATTGGGAGCGGCTTCTTTTATTGCTAAGGTGAGAATTGAAGGCTTGCGTGATTTTGGTGCTGCTTTAAGTCCGTTTAATGCTTTTCAAATCATTCAAGGGCTAGAAACATTGGAAATTCGTATAAAAAAACACAGTGAAAATGCTTTGGCACTTGCGCAATGGTTAGAAGAACAAGAAGAAGTTGCTTGGGTGAATTATCCAGGTTTAACTACCTCTAAATATAAACAATTGGCGGATGTTTATTTACCAAATGGACAAAGTGGTATCGTTACTTTTGGTTTAAAAGGTGGTTTTGAAGCGGCTAAATTAGTAGCTAATGAAACAAAACTGTTTTCGTTATTAGCAAATATTGGTGATACTAAATCATTAATTATTCATCCGGCAAGTACTACACACCAACAATTAAATGAATCGGAACAAAAAGCTACAGGGGTTACCGCAGATTTAATTCGTTTATCGGTAGGGTTAGAAGATATAGAAGATATTAAGGCTGATTTACAAGGGGTTTTTGAAAAATTACCAGTATCGGTGTTAAATTAA
- a CDS encoding alpha/beta fold hydrolase produces MNKLQFISISNFLLQCGDLEKFELSYQTFGQPLGMAPIVLVNHALTGNSNVSGENGWWNNLVGENKVIDLRKYSVIAFNIPGNGFDGKNANLIQNYKKVTTKDIAAIFWKGLEYLKINQLYAVIGGSLGGAIAWEMAYIKPKSIQYIIPIATNWKASDWIIGNVLVQDAILNNSINPIHDARLHAMLLYRTPQSLTLKFEGKKQEKQDVFKVESWLLHHGEKLQNRFQLQAYKLMNHLLKTIGSFYSEIDWINILKNSNIKICQIAINSDYFFTSDSNLDMHFLLSKHTNNITYNEINSIHGHDAFLIEYEKLNDILKPIFTTNN; encoded by the coding sequence ATGAATAAATTACAATTTATAAGTATTTCAAATTTTTTATTGCAATGTGGTGATCTCGAAAAGTTTGAATTGAGTTATCAAACTTTTGGGCAACCTCTAGGAATGGCTCCTATTGTATTAGTGAATCATGCGCTAACAGGTAACTCGAATGTGTCGGGAGAAAATGGCTGGTGGAATAATTTAGTTGGGGAAAATAAAGTGATTGATTTAAGGAAATATTCAGTCATCGCTTTTAATATACCGGGCAATGGTTTTGATGGTAAAAATGCTAACTTAATTCAAAATTATAAAAAGGTAACCACTAAAGATATTGCTGCTATTTTTTGGAAAGGACTCGAGTATTTGAAGATAAATCAATTGTATGCTGTAATTGGAGGGAGCTTGGGAGGTGCTATTGCTTGGGAAATGGCGTATATAAAACCGAAGTCAATACAATATATAATACCAATCGCAACAAACTGGAAAGCATCAGATTGGATTATCGGTAATGTTTTAGTGCAAGATGCAATTTTGAATAATTCCATAAATCCAATTCACGATGCACGATTACATGCCATGCTTTTGTACAGAACCCCGCAGTCTTTGACACTAAAGTTTGAAGGAAAAAAACAAGAGAAACAAGATGTTTTTAAAGTTGAATCTTGGTTGCTTCATCATGGCGAAAAATTGCAAAATAGGTTTCAATTACAAGCTTATAAATTAATGAATCATTTATTAAAAACAATTGGAAGTTTTTATTCAGAAATTGATTGGATTAACATTTTGAAAAATTCAAATATTAAAATTTGTCAAATTGCCATAAATTCTGATTATTTTTTTACATCCGATTCTAATTTAGATATGCATTTTTTATTAAGTAAACATACTAATAACATAACGTATAATGAAATAAATTCAATTCACGGGCACGATGCTTTTTTAATTGAATATGAAAAATTAAACGACATACTTAAACCAATATTTACAACAAACAACTAA
- the thrA gene encoding bifunctional aspartate kinase/homoserine dehydrogenase I, translated as MKILKFGGKSLANGEGINQVIQIIANRYYKDEEVAVVVSARGNATDELLAILNFAQQGFNYEDLFHDFKVYQSEGVAADFFEAEFNTLTKLFEGVKLLSDFSDKIKDQVLAFGELIAAKYLTYKLSEKGLSAVFVDARKLIVTDSNFGNAQPIDSISKKNVQKFFENSTAVSVVTGFIGATATGETTTLGRNGSNYTASLLANYLNAAEFQNFTHVDGIYTANPELVEDAKKIERLSFNEANELANFGATILHAKTIIPLVEKNIPLRILNTFNPENDGTLITAEQTDEGIKSLSVLDHVSLINLEGRGLLGKTGVDARIFKVMADNGISVSIISQGSSERGIGLVVNTDRASEALVGLEKEFENDFYTRDVNRISVDDNISVISIIGQDLSTFHKPYTALIRNKIVPILFNNTTTGRNISLVIKKNDLKRALNVIHGEIFGVTKKINIAVFGHGLVGGTLINQILSSSKNIEFKKGIKLNVFAVANSSKLIINKRGISENWKTEIEQQGQKYSVKEIIQYAKNNHLENLIAVDNTASKDFVENYIELIENSFDVVSSNKVANTLSYDFYKKLRKALAKNQKNYLYETNVGAGLPLIDTIKLLHLSGENITKIKGVFSGSLSFIFNNYSLENRPFSEVLKDAIAKGYTEPDPREDLCGNDVARKLLILARELDLQNEFDEIKIQNLIPESLRTLSTREFLVSLDKLDDYYSEIKQSQEKGNVLRYIGELSGDLQQDKGDLEVKLVSVPESSALGQLKGSDSIFEIYTESYGERPIVIQGAGAGASVTARGVFGDILRLADKG; from the coding sequence ATGAAAATTTTAAAATTCGGAGGAAAATCTCTTGCAAATGGGGAAGGGATAAATCAAGTCATACAAATTATTGCTAATCGTTATTATAAAGATGAAGAGGTGGCAGTAGTGGTTTCAGCACGAGGCAATGCAACAGACGAATTATTAGCAATTTTAAATTTTGCTCAGCAAGGATTTAATTATGAAGACCTATTTCATGATTTTAAAGTGTATCAATCTGAAGGAGTTGCAGCAGATTTTTTTGAAGCAGAATTTAATACACTAACTAAATTATTTGAAGGGGTAAAATTATTGAGTGATTTTAGTGATAAAATAAAAGATCAAGTTTTAGCCTTTGGTGAACTTATAGCGGCAAAATATTTGACTTATAAACTAAGTGAAAAAGGTCTGTCAGCAGTTTTTGTTGATGCCAGAAAATTAATAGTAACTGATTCTAATTTTGGAAATGCACAACCCATCGATTCTATTTCTAAGAAAAATGTTCAAAAGTTTTTTGAAAACAGTACTGCTGTTTCTGTTGTTACAGGTTTTATTGGTGCTACTGCTACTGGTGAAACAACTACTTTAGGTAGAAATGGTAGTAATTATACAGCATCGTTATTGGCTAATTATCTTAATGCAGCTGAATTTCAGAACTTTACTCATGTAGACGGTATTTATACTGCAAATCCTGAATTGGTTGAAGATGCCAAAAAAATTGAACGCTTGTCTTTCAATGAAGCAAATGAATTGGCCAATTTTGGTGCTACAATATTACATGCGAAAACGATTATTCCTTTAGTGGAAAAAAACATTCCTTTACGAATTTTAAACACCTTTAATCCGGAAAATGATGGAACATTAATCACGGCAGAACAAACAGATGAGGGAATAAAATCGTTGTCGGTTTTAGATCATGTTTCTTTAATTAATTTAGAAGGTCGCGGGTTGTTGGGTAAAACAGGTGTTGATGCTCGAATCTTTAAGGTTATGGCTGACAATGGTATTAGTGTAAGTATCATTTCTCAAGGTTCTTCTGAACGAGGTATAGGGTTGGTTGTAAATACTGATAGAGCTTCGGAAGCTTTAGTGGGACTGGAGAAAGAATTTGAAAATGATTTCTATACTCGAGATGTAAACCGAATTTCTGTAGATGATAATATTTCGGTAATTTCAATTATAGGTCAAGATTTAAGTACGTTTCACAAACCGTATACTGCTTTAATCCGAAATAAAATTGTTCCAATTTTGTTTAACAATACAACTACAGGTAGAAATATAAGTTTGGTTATTAAAAAGAACGATTTAAAAAGAGCTTTAAACGTAATACATGGTGAAATTTTTGGCGTAACTAAAAAAATTAATATCGCTGTGTTTGGTCATGGTTTAGTTGGAGGTACACTTATTAATCAAATTCTTTCGTCTTCAAAAAATATTGAATTTAAAAAAGGGATTAAATTGAATGTTTTTGCTGTAGCGAATTCATCTAAATTAATTATCAATAAACGTGGGATTTCTGAAAATTGGAAAACTGAAATTGAGCAACAAGGTCAAAAATATTCTGTAAAGGAGATCATTCAATATGCGAAAAACAATCATCTCGAAAATTTAATCGCTGTAGACAATACGGCAAGTAAAGATTTTGTGGAAAATTATATTGAATTAATTGAAAACAGTTTTGATGTGGTTTCTTCTAACAAAGTGGCCAATACGTTGAGTTATGATTTCTATAAAAAACTGCGTAAAGCACTTGCTAAAAATCAAAAAAATTATTTATACGAAACGAATGTAGGTGCAGGCTTGCCTTTAATTGATACGATTAAATTGTTGCATCTTTCTGGTGAAAACATCACCAAAATTAAAGGTGTTTTCTCGGGTTCGTTAAGCTTTATTTTTAATAACTATTCACTTGAAAACAGGCCGTTTAGTGAAGTGCTGAAAGATGCAATTGCGAAGGGCTATACAGAACCAGATCCTCGTGAAGATTTATGTGGAAATGATGTGGCTCGAAAATTATTAATTTTAGCTAGAGAGTTGGATTTACAAAATGAATTTGATGAAATAAAAATTCAAAATTTAATTCCAGAATCCTTACGAACACTAAGTACAAGAGAATTTTTGGTTAGTTTAGATAAATTAGATGATTATTATTCTGAAATAAAACAAAGTCAAGAAAAAGGAAATGTACTTCGTTATATTGGTGAATTGTCTGGAGATTTACAACAAGATAAAGGGGATTTAGAAGTGAAATTGGTTTCCGTGCCTGAGAGTTCAGCTTTGGGTCAATTGAAAGGGTCTGATTCTATTTTTGAAATTTATACTGAATCCTATGGTGAACGTCCAATTGTTATTCAAGGTGCTGGTGCTGGTGCATCGGTGACGGCAAGAGGTGTTTTTGGAGATATACTGCGCTTGGCAGATAAAGGGTAA
- a CDS encoding OsmC family protein: MKITLKRIDEDYHFELQNERGHKVYLDNRAEFGGQDLAPSPMELLLMGVAGCSAIDIITILKKQRQVVTNYFAEVEGVRVPIEEAKPFKDIKVTIFLEGEISEEKAQKAAQLSFEKYCSVSKTFAPSVEINYQVNVIQK; this comes from the coding sequence ATGAAAATTACATTAAAAAGAATTGATGAAGACTATCATTTTGAATTACAAAATGAACGCGGTCATAAAGTATATTTAGATAATCGAGCTGAATTTGGAGGTCAGGATTTAGCGCCAAGTCCAATGGAACTTTTATTGATGGGAGTTGCCGGTTGCAGCGCAATTGATATCATTACTATCTTAAAAAAACAGAGGCAAGTTGTTACGAATTATTTCGCAGAAGTAGAAGGTGTTCGTGTACCAATTGAAGAAGCTAAACCTTTTAAGGATATTAAGGTGACTATTTTTTTAGAGGGAGAAATTTCAGAGGAAAAAGCACAAAAAGCAGCACAATTGTCTTTTGAAAAATATTGTTCGGTGTCTAAAACTTTTGCCCCTTCAGTAGAAATTAATTATCAAGTTAACGTAATCCAAAAATAG
- a CDS encoding trans-sulfuration enzyme family protein has product MSTNHIETQIIRSQTERTQFLEHSTPLYLTSSFIFEDAEDMRASFAEEIDRNIYSRFSNPNTSEFVDKVCKMEEAEDGFAFATGMAAVYSTFAALLNAGDHIVSAGSVFGSTHTLFTKYFPKWNITTTYFDVNQPETIEHVIQSNTKILYAESPTNPAVDVIDLELLGQIAKKYNLILIIDNCFATPYLQQPIKFGADLVIHSATKLMDGQGRVLGGVVVGKKELIREIYLYSRNTGPALSPFNAWVLSKSLETLPIRVEKHCENAVKVAQFLESSDQVEVVKYPFLPSHPQYEIAKKQMKLGGNIVAFEIKGGINAGRKFLNAIQLCSLSANLGDTRSIVTHPASTTHSKLSQEERLKVGITDGLVRVSVGLEHVDDVINDLKQALASIG; this is encoded by the coding sequence ATGTCAACCAATCATATTGAAACCCAGATTATACGTTCGCAAACAGAACGAACACAATTTTTAGAACATTCAACTCCTTTATATTTAACTTCAAGCTTTATTTTTGAAGATGCTGAAGACATGAGAGCGTCTTTTGCAGAGGAAATAGATAGAAATATTTACAGTCGCTTTTCCAATCCAAATACGTCTGAATTTGTTGATAAAGTTTGTAAAATGGAAGAAGCTGAAGACGGATTTGCATTTGCTACGGGAATGGCCGCTGTGTATTCAACCTTTGCTGCTTTGTTGAATGCAGGCGATCATATCGTTTCTGCAGGCAGTGTGTTTGGTTCTACACATACACTTTTTACTAAATATTTTCCGAAATGGAATATTACCACCACTTATTTTGATGTAAATCAACCAGAAACAATAGAACATGTTATTCAATCAAATACAAAAATTTTGTATGCCGAATCTCCTACCAATCCGGCGGTTGATGTCATTGATTTAGAATTATTAGGACAAATTGCTAAAAAATATAATTTAATTTTAATCATAGATAATTGTTTTGCTACGCCCTATTTGCAACAACCCATCAAATTTGGTGCGGATTTAGTGATTCATTCTGCAACAAAATTAATGGACGGTCAAGGGCGTGTTTTAGGAGGAGTTGTAGTGGGTAAAAAAGAATTAATACGAGAAATTTATTTGTACTCAAGAAATACAGGTCCGGCATTATCTCCATTTAATGCTTGGGTTTTGTCAAAAAGTTTAGAAACATTGCCTATTAGAGTAGAGAAGCACTGTGAAAACGCAGTTAAAGTAGCCCAATTTTTAGAATCAAGCGATCAAGTGGAAGTGGTGAAATATCCTTTTTTGCCTTCTCATCCTCAATACGAAATAGCCAAAAAACAAATGAAGTTAGGAGGGAATATCGTAGCTTTTGAAATCAAAGGTGGGATAAATGCAGGAAGAAAATTTTTAAATGCCATTCAATTGTGTTCGTTATCGGCTAATTTAGGAGATACTCGTTCAATAGTTACGCATCCAGCTTCAACCACGCATAGTAAATTGTCTCAAGAAGAACGTTTAAAAGTTGGAATTACTGATGGTTTGGTTCGGGTTTCGGTTGGTTTGGAACATGTTGATGATGTAATTAATGATTTAAAACAAGCTTTAGCTAGTATTGGTTGA
- a CDS encoding homocysteine S-methyltransferase family protein: MSKIQEELKKRILVLDGAMGTMLQRNKFEEADFRGNRFADFPHPLKGNNDLLSITQPEAVKAVHRAYFAAGADIVETNTFSGTTIGMADYHMEDLVYELNYQSAKIAREVADEFTDKPRFVAGSIGPTNRTASMSPDVNDPGYRAVTFDELKLAYKQQVEALIDGGSDLLLVETIFDTLNAKAALFAIEEVKEERKIDIPVMVSGTITDASGRTLSGQTVEAFLISIEHIPLLSVGFNCALGADQLKPYLKRLSQNTSLNISAHPNAGLPNAFGQYDQTPEEMQQLIREYLQENLVNIIGGCCGTTPEHIKLIAEVAKEFKPRKLLVVS; encoded by the coding sequence ATGTCAAAAATTCAAGAAGAACTTAAAAAAAGAATACTAGTCCTTGATGGAGCAATGGGAACAATGTTGCAACGCAATAAATTTGAAGAAGCAGATTTTCGTGGCAACCGATTTGCAGATTTTCCACATCCACTAAAAGGAAATAACGATTTGTTATCCATCACGCAACCTGAAGCGGTAAAAGCGGTGCACAGAGCCTATTTTGCTGCTGGTGCAGATATTGTAGAAACCAATACGTTTTCAGGGACTACAATTGGAATGGCTGATTATCATATGGAAGATTTGGTTTATGAATTGAATTATCAATCTGCAAAAATAGCCCGTGAAGTAGCCGATGAATTCACCGATAAACCAAGATTTGTAGCTGGGTCTATTGGTCCAACGAATAGAACAGCCTCGATGTCTCCTGATGTAAATGATCCTGGATACAGAGCAGTTACTTTTGATGAATTAAAATTAGCGTATAAACAACAAGTTGAGGCATTAATCGACGGTGGTAGTGATTTACTTTTAGTGGAAACGATTTTTGATACATTAAATGCTAAAGCAGCTTTGTTTGCAATCGAAGAGGTAAAAGAGGAGCGTAAAATTGACATTCCAGTCATGGTTTCAGGAACTATAACTGATGCTTCTGGAAGGACGTTATCGGGTCAAACTGTAGAAGCTTTTTTGATATCAATAGAACATATACCATTATTAAGTGTTGGGTTTAACTGTGCATTAGGCGCAGATCAATTGAAACCTTATTTAAAAAGGTTGTCCCAAAATACCAGTTTAAATATTTCCGCACACCCTAATGCCGGTTTGCCCAATGCATTTGGTCAATATGATCAAACTCCAGAAGAAATGCAACAATTAATTCGAGAATATTTGCAAGAAAACTTAGTGAATATTATTGGAGGTTGTTGTGGAACTACACCTGAGCATATTAAACTTATTGCTGAGGTAGCTAAAGAATTTAAACCAAGAAAGTTGTTGGTTGTTAGTTAG
- a CDS encoding four helix bundle protein, with protein MKYTELEVWLETRKLTNLVYNKTKVFPKEEVYGLTNQIRRCAVSIPSNIAEGIGRQSSKETLHFLHISRGSLYELETQFYLSLDQNYMSANDFEIIINQIETCKK; from the coding sequence ATGAAATATACAGAACTAGAGGTTTGGCTTGAGACAAGAAAATTAACTAACTTGGTTTATAACAAAACAAAAGTTTTTCCAAAAGAAGAGGTTTACGGATTAACTAATCAAATTAGAAGATGTGCTGTTTCTATTCCTTCAAATATTGCTGAAGGTATTGGAAGACAATCTTCGAAAGAAACATTGCATTTTTTGCATATTTCAAGAGGTTCGTTATATGAGTTAGAAACTCAGTTTTATTTGTCTTTAGACCAAAATTATATGTCGGCAAATGATTTTGAAATTATTATTAATCAAATAGAAACATGTAAAAAATAA